The genomic interval AATGGCCGCCAGAGCTTCCCGAAGACGGCTCTGCAGGCCTCGCGGCGTTCCCATTCCGAGCAGCGCCCGCAGGATGACGCTCAGATTCGCCGCCGCGACGTTACGACTGGACCTTCTTCGTGACCTCTCGTCTCCCTCGCACGAAGACCCGTGCAAGCCCACCCGTCCGTTTCAGATGGGCGAATCCTCGCTCCGGGAACTCCGCTCGCAGTTTCTGGAGCTGCCTGCCTCGACGGCTGCGGGACCGTCGGCGATTGCCGTAGAGAGCGCGCTTCCGACGAGTAACGCATTCTTCTCCGTCTCGACGCCTCTGCTTCGTCCAGTTTCTCCGCCCCCTCTTCGGCTCGGCGACGTAACCCCGGAAGCCCTTCTCATCGAGGGTCTCCAGGACAGCGTCGGCGTGATACCCGCGATCGAGGACGACCTCGCGGATCCCTCCCTCGACTCCCGCGTTCATGACCGTCTCGTCCGCGGAACGCAGCGTCTTTCCGACCGTCGCAGGGTCTCCCTGATCGGCCAGGTGGACTTCGGCCGCCACCGTGATGCGGCTCTGGATATCCATCGCGTCCTCGACCTTGTAGGCCATGCGGGTCCGACCGTCCTTCATCCGCGCGATGCGCGTGAGTGTCGGTCTTGCTCTTCCAGTCCTTGTTCGAAACCTTCTTCCCGCGCCGCTTCCGGTCGATCCGCTGGAGATCCTGCGGTGTGGGGTTCTCGATCCCCTCGGCCTTCGCCAGCTTCTTCAGGTAGTCCTGGTACGTCGCTCCATCGGCCTTTCGCACGATCGACTTCATGGCCGCGTTCGCTTCCATCGTCGTCGAGTCGATCGCGATCCGTCGCCCCTTCAGGATCTTCTCTTCACGGGCCACCCCGACCACCCACTCGAACACCTCCCGGTGCAGCTTCTCCGGGAGGTTTCGCCTCCACCGCGACAGCGTCGAGTGATCCGGCGTCTCCTGCGTCAGTTCGTACCCCAGGAACTCTCTCAGCGACATGGAGTCGGCGCACCGCCAGGCGATCCCGCGCTCGGAAGAAAGCCCTTCGAAGTAGCCCACCATCGACATCCGGAAATAGACCCCGGGCGCGACCGAAGGACGCCCCATGCCGTTGGAGAAGATCCCGCTCTTCTCGACCAGCCCCTCCACGAACCCGTCGAAGCCATGACGCCGAAACAGCTGATTCAGGGCCCTGTAGAACACGTGGCCTTCGCTCCGCGCTATGTCGGAAACCGCCACCCACAGCGTGTCCTGTCGCTCCCGCTCCTTCCGTCCCATCGCCATCGACCGTCACCCCGCGTCAGCTTGTCGCCGTGCCGAAATCGAAGCACGGGACGTGCCGCCAGAGCGCTGACTTTTGCCACGGGCTGCTAACCCAGCATGCAGCGGACTCGCTATGCTCGCCGCTGATGCCACGGTTAGGCAGCACCGATCCATACGATTACCCATGGCCAGTCCGTCGCTTACGAGTCAGGCCAGCGACACGAGATCGAACTCGTGCTCACCGCGCTTAGCGACGCGGGTATTCCCGCAACCGACGTCTACTACTCCGACACCGGCGAAGCGCCAACGCCCGGCCAGACATCGTTCACGCTCTGGCTCGTCCTCGTGCCCACCGAAGTCCTTTCCGCAGCTCGTTCCGTCATCGCACCCCTGCCCGGTGTCCCGCACTGCGCCGGTTGCTCCCGTTGCGCCGGCTTCCGTCCGGTCGCCCTCATCGTCCTCGCACTCGTCGCGGCTTTCCTGCTTCTCCTGGTCTCATTTCTTGCGCGCGCCTAGCATCCCCTTCGCACATTCCTCACTCCTGAATCGCCAGTCGGCTGCCGTTCGATCCGCCACCGCCGCGTGCCCCGAACCTGAAGGCCGTCATCTCTCCGGCATTTGTCAGTCGCGCCAGCCCCCGTCAACACTGGGTGCAGCCCTAACCCGGCGTGCAGTGGACTCGCACAGCTTCGCTGTGCTCGCCACCGA from Holophagales bacterium carries:
- a CDS encoding transposase — translated: MAYKVEDAMDIQSRITVAAEVHLADQGDPATVGKTLRSADETVMNAGVEGGIREVVLDRGYHADAVLETLDEKGFRGYVAEPKRGRRNWTKQRRRDGEECVTRRKRALYGNRRRSRSRRGRQLQKLRAEFPERGFAHLKRTGGLARVFVRGRREVTKKVQS